From the Argentina anserina chromosome 3, drPotAnse1.1, whole genome shotgun sequence genome, the window TACAAATTCAAGTCCCAACCGGTTTGAAtttctggatccgccactgatcAACCCAATTTGAAAACTAGCTTGGCTCAAGGCAGTTGTAACCAGAACAATTTAGTTCATCACTCCATTTCCCCCAGACTGAATAATTGTAAAACCCTAGCTAAAACAAAAGGATGGAGAGAAGAAAACGCCCCAAGAACACTACCAAGTTTAAACCAATTGGGGCTCGTTGTAACCACGAAAACCAAAAGTAACCCAAGCCCAAACCACAAATATCGAGTCCTTTACCAAAACAGAAGGTTAATGCAACCCTGACGCACATTTCAAAACTTTTCATCCTCTTCATTATCTCAACAAACACAAaaagattaatttaaaaaaaaatcaaaatctcaaCCTGGTAAAGACCTTTATTATATTCAAAGCTGCTGATCAGAGATGCACACACAAAATTGACTATTAAACCAGCTCTGGCCTCCATTTCCAAACCGAAggaagctctctctctctctctctctgcacacacacaaaaatggAGGCATCTAGGGTTATCAGATTGGGACTCTTCCTGATCTGCAATTGACACTACTGATTGGATTCTCTTGGATTTGAAACCTGAACCCCCAAAATCCCCAAATTCCAAGTAAAGTCAGAATCTTTGAAGGAGCTGTACGTTCATTTCCAATCTGGGTGGCTCCAAATTTCGAATCTTTAGATGGAATTgtggaagaaaagaaggaaagatCAGTTCTTTATCATTTCCAGCTGAACCCCCAAATTTTGGATTTCAAAGATTTTTGGTTTCACCCAAATTAAACGAACATGCACGCTCGCCACCGCAATCCCGGAAATGGGTACCGGTCTAATTCGATGGGTATGGACCGTATCGGAATGGGTCGGATCTCGCCGGAGACCTCACTCCGCGGCGGCCGCGGCtattacaacaacaacaacaacaacagctcCGAACCCCCTCACCGGAACAACAACGCCGCCTTCAATCGCGGATTCGGCCGTTCGAAATCTTTccagccgccgccgccgccaccTCCGCCCCCGCAGGTGCCGGCTCCGCCGCGGAAGGGGGGCAATATTTTAATGGACGCGGGGCGGATGGCGGCGGAGTATCTGGTGGCGCAGGGGCTACTGCCGCCGAGCGTGCTCTCCGGGACGTGGCAGAAGAAGCAGCAGGCGGAGTTTGACGGTGATCAGATGAGAGAGGACGGCCGGACGTCGGCGCTTTCCCGATTAGGAAATAATTCGGAGGGAGGGTACAGAAATAGAAGGTTTGGGGTTGGTGGGGGTGGGGGTGTGGACGAGTTCAGTAGTAATGCGAGGAACAAGGGGAGGAGAAGGAACCGGGGCGGGTATGGGTCGGATACCCGGCCCGATTGGGGGAGGGAGTATGGGAGGAGCGGGTCGTTTTCGGATAGACATAGCCGGGCTTCTTCCGAGGATGATTCTAATTCGGGGAGGCATGAGGAGCAGAAGGTGGGAAGAGATGTTGGGAATGCATGGCAGCAGAATGCTAGGGAGTGTGAGGATGCAGTGGATTCGGAGACGAAATCGGAGAAGGAGGACATGAGCTCCAAGCCGAGTTCTTCCGGGACTGGTGGAGCTGATGGAGTTGCTGAAGTTAATGTGGagcccaagaaaatgaatgatGTGGAGATGAAGGATAAGGAATGTGGAAACAATGACGGCACCGAGAAAAAGAGTGATGTGGAGGACTTGCCGGTTCAGGTGAAAGCCGAGGCAGAGGGCACTGACTTGCTGAAGCTATGTAAATTTGCCAAGGTACCTACTAGGACTCGCTCGGCATTGACCACTAGAGGTTTGAAGGTCGATCCACTTCCAAGTATCCAAGAGGGGAGCACGTCGTGTGGCATTGGTCTGCAGGTGGGAGGATCATCTCAATATTTAGTCAAAGACAGTACTCATGACGTCTCCTCAGGTACCCCAGTATTAGATAACACTCATTATGCAAGTTGTGTTGATACTGAAACTCCTAAAGTTGAGTCTAGACAATCTGTCGGGGATTTAGTAGAATTGGGTTCTGGATTTGGTATTGAGCAGAATAAGTTTGCGAGGTCTCAGTCATTACCAGATAGAGCTTTTATTCGTGAGAATGAGCAACAATTAAGTCAAGGGCCAGCAGGACTTAGGAGTTTTAGCTTTGTAGTTAAGGATAGAGGTGAAAAGAGAGCTTCAGAAGACTATGATAAGCAGATGGAAGCAAAAAAACCAAGAGAATGGCTTCCATATGCTGAGTCAGATGATTGcttccaaatttccaatttgagCGAAAAGAAAGCAAGTCCGTTGGAGGACAACACTTCTCCTGTGGAGAAAGTGATTGTAGCTGTTGATCATGACAGCTCTATGGAAGATGATCCACAGTTCCAAAAAGATGGAGCTgaaatttgtgttgattatatgcaagagaaacagctttttccaaattcattcGACCTTAATCTCATGGAGGTCAATGATGCACATGAGCATCGTGATAATAATCTTGTAATAAACTTCTCGGATGTCTCTGGAGTGAAGAAAGAAGCAGCACCAGTTGATATTGACTTGTCAATGAGTAACTGCAATATGTCTCATGAAAGCAGTAGACGCACTGTGGATGTCAACGAGATTGAAGTAATTGATTTAGAAAATGACTCTATTCCTGAAGACAAGGTCTTCAATGATGCAGAGAGaaagtaagtttttttttttgggtacatTCCTCTGTATGAGTACTGATTTAAGatgctctctctttctttcttttttatgaATTATACTTTAGTTGCTTCCTTCATCAAATAATGTAGTCAAGCCTTGAACTACATTTCTGTCGGTTTGGTCTCCCCAATGTACATTTAATTGCAGTCTTAGTGTCATTATCAAAAAATtacgtatcttttcatatttttttagtttatttggcaTGTGGTTCTGAAGTTGTTTTGATTAACAGGACAGGGACTGAATTTATACCGCTAGATGGCTTTTCCAACCAACCACAGTGCTCTAGCGGTATGCCTGATACCCAAGATGGTTATGGGCTAATGATATCAGAATTGCTGGGAAATGATTTCCCAGCTTGTTCTTCAGTACCAGAGAATCTTACTCCAATGCCTAACGATATTGGTCTTCCTAATGCAGAGGTACTGGTTGATTACTTGAATTGAGTTGTCTGTTCAGCATAGTGATTATTCATCTATAACGTATAATAAATAGATTTCTGATATATACTTAGTTGTATGGTTGTTGTCATTTGGTTGATAATCTTTATACTCACTTTAGTGCATGATTCTGCTCTTGTGTAGTTTTCTTGGTGTGCTTTGATGGAAATATATTTACAAAGTGCATGCATGAAGCCATAAATAACTGACATATTTATTTGCTTTCAATTATTGTTTCAGGGGACTCTTGCAGATGATGATTCAATATATATGGCTCTGGGTGAAATACCATTAAGTAAGTCACTGGTTTTGATTCAGTGGTTCATTTCCTATTATATTGCTTGGATTGGGATTGCTTGTTTTAGAACATTCATAGCATAACCTTGCCCAAGTACCATCATGTTGCTACACATATTTACGTAACTTAAGCCATATAGTAACTATGTATCTGCTGGATCTAGAATGAATGGAAATGAGAAAACAAATGCCTAAAGAGTACCAATATTGCTAAGGATTTTAAAACTGTATCCTTACTGTTTGCTAATTGTTTCCAGTATGCAAATCATGGTTTGAAGTTTTTGTgccattttcatttctttataTGTTTTGTGATCTGTGTGAAATGTGATATGGATTAGTAAATTGATGAAGTGGTCAAGTAAAATATTTGGGAGTTATGACCTGAAGGATCATAGATTTATAATGTACACTACATGGCAGAAGATCTTACATGTTGGTTAGCTAGCAAAAGGTGACTAGAAAGTTGAAATTAGATTCGGATCACTAGCAGCGCAACATCAATGTGATGGGGTTCTTTGTTAGTTAGTCATTATCTAGAATAACCGATATTGATAAGTAACTGCTATTTACTGAAGTGTCAAAAGAACATTGAGGTGAACTGTAACTAGGATAGGAACCACTACTATATGATTTGTATCACTCATTCACTTTCATGGTGTCGTTATGATTTGTCTATTACAATCTTTGACTTTCCATAGGTTTAATTTGTTGCTATCATTTTCTTAGATATATCTCTTATACCAGTTTCCTACCTAATTCTTCTTATATTTACCTTGCAGCCTTCATGAGGCCCTGGGAGCAGCCACCTCCGCAAGAGTATGAGAAGCCCTTTTGATCCAGCTAACCATAGAATTTCTCAGATGCATATTCTGATATGCTTAGAATTGGTCACCGGGGCTCCTTTTTACCCATATTAGCTCTATGAAGTGGTTAGCTTCCTTTCTTTTATTTGATTTGCTTATAATAGAGGGTGCTAGTAGGTCTTTCCCCTGTTAAGAGGTTCAAGAATGTTGTATGCTTTTAATTATCTGTTTTACTTTGTTCTAAAATGGAAATTGTAATCATGTTGACTGGCAGAAATTGTTGAACAGTCCATTTGTTACCTCTCTATCCTCAACTTGTTCACCCCATGTAGATTTTACACCTAGTTCTACATTGAAACTGTTAATTATGTTGACTGGGAGAACTGGTGGGAGAACAGTTTGCTACTTGTTTCCCACATTCTCTATTATAAGATGATGCTAATAATTAACCCAGGATATTACACAGAACCCTTCTGAAACTAGTTGTTAGAGTCCTGAACCCTTATGAATATGCATAGTACAGTAGTCTTGTCAAGCTAGCTTGCTAGTTTCCATACAAATCTGTCCAAATATTCCTATTTTCTAGGTcttaaaaaggaaattttgaGCATTGCTTAGTTGCGAAGAGTTGCTCTGATATTTACTGGCCGGGGTATAGTTGTGACCATACTGTGCAATGGAATTTTGACCCTTTTGATTGCTCTATTATTACTTGGCTCATACATCTGTCTTATACCTTCACTTTCTCTGGAAGTTTCATATTTGCATATATTTGATTCTGTTTACTAGAGAAGGTTGAAAGCAATCTTTAGCAAGCTTGgttgatttcattttcatatccaTTCCTGCTGGCCTGCTggttaattataaatgtagaGTGGGAGCTGGTTCCCTTGTTGGAGGAAATCAACTCTGCTTGTCATCTTGATATGTGGCAGATAGCGATGGAGTGCCCATTCCAATACTCATGATGCTTGCAAAGTTGCAATTCCACACATAAGCAACTGTTGAAATTCTCAACCATATAGCTATAGCATACACACAAATGGGGTGTGTGATTCTCAACCATATAGTTACTATCAGTCATGTTCACATGTTCATATGGTCCGTAGTTAATTATGAAATTCATGTTCAACCACTTTTGGATTTacaaattttaaaaagattctcctcaattttttatttacatttgatgGTTAAACATGAATTTCACGGTGACCGTGTGAACGAGATTGTAGTTACTATctcattttttcttctcttccatACACACAAATGGGGTGTGTGATTCTCAACCATATAGTTACTATCAGTCATGTTCATATGGTCAGTAGTTAATTATGAAATTCATGTTCAACCACTTTTGGATTTAtgaattttaaaaagattctCTTCAACTTTTGATATACATTCAATGATGGTTGAACATGAATTTCACGGTGACCTTGTGAACGAGATTGTAGTTACTatctcattctttcttctcttccatatttaaaatggaaaattgaaaattgggACCAATCTTGTTCCTTAATAATATCAGAGATTCAGAACAGGCAGATTGACCTTGCAGTCTTCAATAGTGAAGAACATGCACACGTGCCGTTTTGGGGAGCCCAGAAAATATGTCACCTGGGACACATTGTTTAACTCTTCAAACTCTTCAATATATATGATTCGATGTATGATTCAATCATCGGaaatttcttcttttaatTCATAATCCATAAATACGAAATACTCCGACTAGAGTAGATTTGGAGGTTGCAACACCAGGTCAAAACAGAGGATAAGAGTCTGAGAATGTGAATGTTTCTATCACTTCTTTCGAGATCATCGCTGTGAAATAACATAGCCAACATAGCCAAGATATTTGACAAAATCAAGAACAGAAAACCACGaaaactcaattcaataatagCAACGGATCAAACTATCTGCTAGCTACTTCAACTTCAGTACGTGTTGCtattattggttttgtatttgtaaaCGAGTACGTGTTGCTTCAGTCGTACTCATCGTCGTAATGTATTATTAGTAACAAGGACATATAACATCGTGCATGCATATACTGGTGAATGTCTTCAAGCGAAACCTCTTTATGAAGCTCTTGTTCAGTTTCTGTTCTAGCTTCTACAACGGAAGCTGTAAATTTTACCTGGTATTCCTATCGACCTCCAAAACCTAGTCCCCCCAGTAGTTTTAAATTTaggtaaattttaatttcatctatTCTTTCACAGTAGTTTGATAATAAACTCATGACTCCATCACCGGCCAACTTCACAAACGATTGTAATAAGAGTCAATTCAAACAAACGCGCTATATGATACTTGAATGTTCGtcgtaaaattaattttatacatatatatatttgtatgagAACTTGACAAGCGACGTACATCGGTACATGCATGTATCATACGGTTCTCTTCGCAGTGAATCGTGTGCAGTAAATAATAGTGCATGCATAAAATGGTAGCGTAACAGGCAACGGTAATTGATGTAAATTTTGTTGGCTATTTTCACATTACTCGTTTTGGGTAAATCAATTAACAGAGGGATAGGGAGATGTATATGCAAGTTTCAGGCATTCTGTGGTGTTGGAGATCAGATGGATAAGAGGGCATAATCTGGATGTCCTCGTCATGTTTCCAATGCCAGGCGTGGTCTGAACTATTTCTTGTCTTCAAGGATAAAAGAAAAACTGCATCATTACGTTAAAAGACCACTCTTGATAATGACTTATCATTCCCTTTATATGAATAATAATGCGCTATTGTGCTTCTGGTTTCCATAATTTTCAGCAACTATTTGCAAATACGAGTTTACTTTGTGGTGCAGTGCACTacgtgaagaaaaagaagaccCATCTTGCTTGCATATATTTTATTTACCAAGCCTTATCATTTGCTTATTCACTATGAAACCAAAGCAACATAACCAACTACAGGCAGGGGCGGATCTAGCCTTTTTTTAGGGAGTCTCAAGCATCTCTAAACTCAAATGCTTTCAAGAAAATTTATGATGAAATTTACTCTTTAACCTTTTTTTAGGGAGACTCAAGTATCCCCAACCTAAGAAAGCATCCATGTCCTTAGGTTGATTTTTCCATACTCTTCCATTTCCTTCCTCTAGTCTACTTCTACTATTTCTTCTAATTTTGTAATAATTTTCTCCTTTAATCTccaaatttctcaaatacaataccaCCTCTAGTATTTTCTCTCATTCATTAATTAAACTTTATCACATTGTCAAGATTccccattatttattttaaactaAGAAGTTCAAGCATCCCCAATATTGTAATCCTAGCTCCGCCACTAACTATAGGGGCAATTTATATTCTTGTTAATCGTTTGTGTCCATGTCATGTCACTTTGCACTTAAGAGCCGAGTTCTAGTTAAGTTCTCGACTTAATGACCCTCATCAAAAAGGCTCCCGGATAAATATGTGTTATGTTATTTTTCCATGTTTATATAAACACAAGTACTATACTTGTATGAAGCTTTTATATATGCCATCTCTCCTAATGCCAAAGATGCTAACCAATATATTCATTTTGTTGTTTGCGGAATATGAAAATGGGCGTTTTGCTTATAAGAAGCTGAACTGTGTTGGCTCACTATGAACTTTTTACGTATCCACAAGTACTTCTAGAACGAAATGCTATATACCAAGCAATTTAAGAACCGTACAATGTGCTAATGTACGACATTCATATACTGTAATTACCGTCATTTCATGTATACACGAGTTCTTAATGTGGTAAAAGAACTAAACTAGGACTCATAATGAAATGTTAAAGTCATTATAGTGATTGATGTATGAAAAACATTAACCTGCTTGTAAATTGTACTCTAACCTCGGACCACTAGAAATGAAGCATTTGAGAGATTAGGACGTCGTACTTTTTCATAAAAAAAGGAGGGGAATGACTAAACGTGGGCTCGCATGGGCCTGGTCCTGATGTGGACTCGGAGCCTCTTAAAAAGCAGATATGGAGGATCCGACAACGTTAACAAAATGTACAACGTGGCCTCCTTTCTCAACGTTAAAAGATTGGGTGATATGACAATAAACACCTTTGTGTCTTAGCGGGACCCACTTTGATTGGCATTGACAACAACCCCACATCCCACCTTAGATTTCAGATTTGAGATTTCTATTAAACCCGTCCCGTCACTTTCGCGGTTGAAAAACTCCCattatttttgttacttatttGCTTTGTACTATATATACTACTATGCATTTATTCTTGTCACGTTATGCATGTATACAAATATACGATGTACAAATATACTACTATAGCATATTGAGAAATAGAAGTGTTATGGTGTCATAATATGGCGCCAAATTCGGCGTCGCAATCATACGTGGCATGACATGTCATATTACCAcatcaataattaaaattatataaaaatgttattttaaatgaaaagataatcatatTCTTATTAATCTAAcggttctaaattattataaaaataatgttttttgttcttcttatcatttcttctttttcatccaAGGTTataaaaaacgctaggcgttaatcggaCGGACAGCTGAAAACCagcgcccagaggattaatcgaGGATTAATCGGATctgtatttttgtatatattttaaatttttaataacaaataattatataaatacaattaaaataagaatataatgcataaaattaatgtaaaaatatatataatgtgtagaatactgaaaatacatatgttcttaatccttagaaatgttcaacaatattgatctaatgatcttagcctcttaggaaaaaaaaatacaattcaACAATAATGAACTTAggaaaatcaataataataaacacaattcaccaaccctttggaaaataagaaaaacaattcaaacaaCGGGAATGCATTTTTGCAAGCATAATCCCTCGGAGCTCAttaaattcttcttctccatatcattcaagTACTTCTTTTGTATCcgaatcaaactcaaaatctaaaactaaaaaaaaaataaaaaacctagCCGCCCAGGCTCCGCCCAGCCGCATAACACCGCCGTTTAGCCCAAAATCGCAGCGGCCAGGGGTCTCCGGGCGCCTAGGCGacgatttttagaacattgttttcatcacaattatgcttctaaaatacaattttaaaaattaaattttacaaaaatatgcttgaaatatgtgtgtgcacgtgcgaaatatatatatatatatatatacagtctctatccagagtgaagcttcattctgaaattccagagtgaagttccaattttgacacacttttcggtcaatttttttcaccataagtgattcaatatttaggtatgttattcaaaatcatctctacaaaatttcatccaatttgacaatggtttgagctttcaaaattgagatttacacgaacggttcacgttaaacagttttaattcattcattaatttaatctaatttcaataccttaacgatgttcgaattaaatgaaattttgtagggatgatcttgaatagcatacttaaatattgaatcgcttatggtgaaaaaaattgaccgaaaagtgtgtcaaaattggaacttcactctgtaatttcagagtgaatctTCACTCTGGACAtgaactgtatatatataatatattttcaatatatatatatacaaaaaattTTAAAGACGATGTAAGGTAACTACgacatttatatttagatgaaaacttttgataagatttttttttaaagtgtaTTCTTTTGTTAGGGTATAATCGATTTAAGAGGATATGTACGGtaacaaatattatttttcctagaatatacatatcttaattaataccatatttaatacaattatgtcGATGATAATCTTTTTAGTGAAAAATATGTAAAGATTCATGACTTTcctatttaattaatttacatttatgattaattaattattataattaattaatacaattaccatataggCACCACAcacgcatatatatatatatatatatatatatttcaagcatactttgtatatatttttttattacattttgaaatcattttgaaaaaaaataatgataaaaaaataacTACAATTATATTATAATAATCTAAAGCCGTTAGATTAACAAGGATAAGATtgtattttcattcaaaaataacattttgtaATTATTGTAATTGCTGACATGACAAGGTGACTTAACATGTCATGTGGGATTGCGACGCCGGATCTGGCGTCATATTATAGCGCTAAAACATTTTCtattgagaaaataaaaatcaaacccTATTAATGTAGTTCATTTTATTGCATGGTACACTACTATCCAATTATCCATACAATCAACAAACTTCACGCATGCATGTAGATAGAGTTCTTTGTTTACTTGGCTTATTATTACAGTGATCGCCCACAAAACTCCTAATTATATGTGCTTTCTAGATTTTAAAGAATACATGTGATTTAGCAATGATTCACGTACTCATCTTCCTCGTTGCGTCCTCCCTCCCTATAGGGAAACAAGGATCCGTCTTTTGTGTGTGTATAAACCCGTAAGGGTTAGATGATATTAACCCGTCTGCAACAGTCTAGAAGGGATGGTAAGTCGGCTCGAAACTACATATGATTGTAAT encodes:
- the LOC126785951 gene encoding uncharacterized protein At4g26450 yields the protein MHARHRNPGNGYRSNSMGMDRIGMGRISPETSLRGGRGYYNNNNNNSSEPPHRNNNAAFNRGFGRSKSFQPPPPPPPPPQVPAPPRKGGNILMDAGRMAAEYLVAQGLLPPSVLSGTWQKKQQAEFDGDQMREDGRTSALSRLGNNSEGGYRNRRFGVGGGGGVDEFSSNARNKGRRRNRGGYGSDTRPDWGREYGRSGSFSDRHSRASSEDDSNSGRHEEQKVGRDVGNAWQQNARECEDAVDSETKSEKEDMSSKPSSSGTGGADGVAEVNVEPKKMNDVEMKDKECGNNDGTEKKSDVEDLPVQVKAEAEGTDLLKLCKFAKVPTRTRSALTTRGLKVDPLPSIQEGSTSCGIGLQVGGSSQYLVKDSTHDVSSGTPVLDNTHYASCVDTETPKVESRQSVGDLVELGSGFGIEQNKFARSQSLPDRAFIRENEQQLSQGPAGLRSFSFVVKDRGEKRASEDYDKQMEAKKPREWLPYAESDDCFQISNLSEKKASPLEDNTSPVEKVIVAVDHDSSMEDDPQFQKDGAEICVDYMQEKQLFPNSFDLNLMEVNDAHEHRDNNLVINFSDVSGVKKEAAPVDIDLSMSNCNMSHESSRRTVDVNEIEVIDLENDSIPEDKVFNDAERKTGTEFIPLDGFSNQPQCSSGMPDTQDGYGLMISELLGNDFPACSSVPENLTPMPNDIGLPNAEGTLADDDSIYMALGEIPLTFMRPWEQPPPQEYEKPF